A single Nerophis ophidion isolate RoL-2023_Sa linkage group LG26, RoL_Noph_v1.0, whole genome shotgun sequence DNA region contains:
- the polrmt gene encoding DNA-directed RNA polymerase, mitochondrial isoform X2, with translation MSWCKMRFMHVNMNMTLLRVSHSVKFLHRYTLLAECCQRCLVTRSGAIRRLSDNRLHLHRKNVSMSAQKTEDAEKRVLKQSQLLNVLEARIQQLQYDGILDVQKSKVDVLQVPSSARRIFSGEHSKNTPVEKADISKLAQKSQPSRWMEKLTRERKNELRTRNTLNQKLKKNVTEKPKEKQLKSQVKHRHPATSFKTISSPNNNTVIRSDKISTVVSPINTSAATKETIITESKSSTQTKHSSKKKQSQKEVKVPCQTTFKTISTSKSDMNIRSDKISAGVSPVKISAATAGTIITKSASQKKQKPKKKESKKEDPSAKPQFTAKELAWVKELERKLSQKVHHLSYLSQTEGLRQVAELPSRNLRSSIVSYLEACVFAGNIDLAQHFLLRQHRLRSRRELLNTDVYNIMMRVWAKKGILNPIGRLFILLQEAGLRPNTVSYSAALECMGRSANCPPQLISRCLSHMKEDGFSLDDIFSQCVFQLDERDMVLKAVHTIHPDYQPTTPVLPAIQSYSSLVEDFYKKRYNHQYPKLDFTREELQERFKFQLSVEQACTVTIDSVEADKPITENMAKMRALLVEQRANWRKVLLQAWREGKMLQAKTNTKGFKLNLYPYFCVMEDSAYVDIMIQSIASIPPSGESLLILAKGLGTRVYTKYSVLQKHRSEVLEKLGNIYNTYIDLLAKDTKVFNVLPREQWSKLEAEYPSGPTLHGCESSWPQTVILELGTYMLDLMVKTLKINSDILNPAHVSKRIPILYHMYTFRSTRQVGFIKPHPILTQMQQEATETHLTFDSFVMPMRCPPVPWTSARLGAYLMTPTKLMRTIDGATQHYELLERCQNLHAVLDSLNQLGNCAWKINKPLLDIIISIFNDRGNDKLDIPPPLSEAPKVTHFNPRDASYTVSEKAHLKREVVNARKKCREMHSLRMDALYKLSIANHIRDEVFWFPHNMDFRGRTYPVPPYFNHLGNDVTRSVLLFAEGKPLGPKGLDWLKIHLVNLTGLKKKSSLQGRLEYANSIMEDILDSADNPLNGKKWWMNADELWQTLACCMEIAKAVRSPDPAQFISHFPVQQDGSCNGLQHYAALGRDIIGATSVNLVPCDVPQDVYSGVAQQR, from the exons TGCTGGAGGCCAGGATCCAGCAACTTCAATATGATGGCATTCTTGATGTACAAAAATCAAAAGTGGATGTGCTTCAAGTCCCCTCTTCCGCGAGGCGCATCTTCTCTGGTGAACATTCTAAGAACACACCTGTGGAGAAGGCTGACATCTCCAAATTGGCACAAAAATCCCAGCCCAGTCGCTGGATGGAGAAGTTAACTCGGGAAAGGAAGAACGAACTGAGGACACGGAACACTCTCAACCAAAAATTGAAGAAGAATGTCACAGAGAAACCGAAAGAAAAACAACTAAAGAGTCAAGTCAAACATAGACATCCTGCCACATCTTTTAAAACAATATCATCTCCAAATAACAACACGGTCATAAGGTCTGATAAGATTAGTACTGTTGTTTCGCCCATCAATACTTCTGCTGCTACAAAAGAGACTATTATCACAGAATCAAAATCatcaacacaaacaaaacacagtagcaaaaaaaaacagtctCAGAAAGAAGTCAAAGTCCCTTGTCAAACAACTTTTAAAACAATATCAACTTCAAAGAGCGACATGAACATAAGGTCTGATAAGATTAGTGCTGGTGTTTCACCCGTCAAGATTTCTGCTGCTACAGCAGGGACCATCATCACAAAATCAGCatcacaaaaaaaacagaaacccAAAAAAAAGGAGTCCAAGAAAGAAGACCCTAGTGCAAAACCCCAATTCACAGCAAAGGAGCTCGCATGGGTGAAGGAGCTGGAAAGGAAACTTAGCCAGAAAGTACACCATTTGTCTTATTTAAGTCAAACGGAGGGACTTCGGCAGGTTGCAGAATTACCTTCGAGGAACCTCCGCTCCAGCATCGTGTCTTACCTGGAGGCGTGTGTGTTTGCGGGGAACATTGACTTGGCGCAGCATTTCCTTCTCAGGCAGCACAGACTTAGGAGTCGACGAGAACTTCTCAACACAGACGTCTACAACATCATGATGCGAGTCTGGGCCAAGAAG GGCATCTTGAATCCGATTGGTCGCTTGTTTATTCTCCTACAGGAGGCGGGTCTGCGACCGAATACTGTGTCCTATAGTGCTGCTCTGGAGTGCATGGGCCGGAGTGCTAACTGTCCTCCTCAACTTATTTCGAG gtGCTTGAGCCACATGAAGGAAGACGGCTTCTCTTTGGACGACATCTTCAGCCAGTGTGTTTTCCAGCTTGATGAAAGGGACATGGTGCTGAAAGCAGTACACACCATTCACCCCGACTACCAGCCTACTACCCCTGTCCTCCCCGCAATCCAAAGCTATTCGTCGTTGGTTGAAGACTTCTACAAAAAG AGGTATAATCACCAATACCCAAAGCTTGATTTCACTCGGGAGGAGCTCCAGGAACGTTTCAAATTCCAGCTCAGCGTGGAGCAGGCATGCACTGTCACTATTGACTCTGTGGAGGCGGACAAACCCATCACAGAAAACATGGCCAAAATG AGGGCACTGCTGGTGGAGCAGCGGGCTAATTGGCGCAAGGTCCTCCTCCAGGCCTGGAGAGAAGGCAAAATGCTCCAGGCCAAAACCAACACCAAGGGTTTCAAACTTAATCTTTATCCCTACTTCTGCGTGATGGAGGACAGCGCGTATGTTGACATCATGATACAG AGTATCGCCAGCATTCCTCCCAGCGGAGAGTCCTTGCTAATTTTAGCCAAAGGTCTGGGCACCCGGGTCTACACAAAGTACTCGGTCCTTCAGAAGCACCGCAGCGAGGTGTTGGAAAAGTTGGGCAATATTTACAACACTTACATAGACCTGCTGGCCAAAGATACcaag GTGTTCAACGTTCTTCCCAGGGAGCAGTGGAGCAAGCTGGAGGCTGAATACCCTTCCGGGCCCACACTGCATGGCTGTGAATCCAGCTGGCCACAAACGGTCATTCTGGAGCTGGGAACGTACATGTTGGACTTAATGGTCAAGACCTTAAAAATCAATAGCGACATCCTGAACCCGGCCCACGTCAGTAAGCGAATCCCCATCCTTTACCACATGTACACCTTTCGCAGCACCCGACAG GTTGGCTTCATTAAGCCCCACCCCATTCTGACCCAGATGCAACAAGAAGCCACAGAGACTCATTTGACCTTTGACTCCTTCGTAATGCCCATGCGCTGCCCTCCCGTGCCCTGGACCTCGGCCCGGTTAGGTGCTTATCTGATGACACCCACCAAGCTGATGCGCACGATTGACGGGGCGACCCAGCATTACGAGTTGCTGGAGCGTTGCCAGAACCTCCATGCGGTTCTGGACTCCCTTAACCAGCTGGGTAACTGCGCCTGGAAGATTAACAAACCTCTCTTGGACATAATCATCTCCATCTTTAATGATCGGGGTAACGACAAGTTAGACATCCCTCCTCCTCTGTCAGAAGCCCCCAAAGTAACCCACTTCAACCCCCGGGACGCCTCGTACACTGTCAGCGAGAAGGCCCACTTGAAAAGGGAAGTGGTCAATGCCAGAAAAAAATGCAGGGAAATGCACAGCTTGCGCATGGACGCTCTATATAAACTATCCATCGCAAACCACATTAGAGACGAGGTCTTCTGGTTCCCGCATAACATGGATTTCCGTGGACGCACTTACCCGGTTCCTCCGTACTTTAATCACCTTGGAAACGATGTGACCCGGTCTGTGCTGCTGTTTGCAGAGGGGAAGCCACTCGGACCAAAGGGTCTGGACTGGCTCAAGATCCACTTAGTCAATCTGACAGGGTTAAAGAAGAAGAGCTCGCTGCAAGGAAGGCTGGAGTATGCCAACTCTATCATGGAGGACATACTAGACTCTGCTGACAACCCCTTGAAT GGCAAGAAATGGTGGATGAATGCAGATGAGCTATGGCAAACGCTTGCCTGCTGCATGGAGATCGCCAAAGCCGTGAGATCTCCAGACCCTGCGCAGTTCATCTCTCATTTCCCTGTGCAGCAG GATGGCTCCTGCAACGGTCTCCAGCACTACGCCGCCCTCGGTCGAGACATTATCGGCGCCACGTCGGTCAACCTTGTGCCTTGCGACGTACCGCAGGACGTGTACAGTGGAGTAGCACAGCAG aggtga